In Arthrobacter sp. SLBN-83, one DNA window encodes the following:
- a CDS encoding GNAT family N-acetyltransferase: MSVIRPATRHDVPAILRMIHELAHYEKEPDAVRNTPELLDQALFGDNPRVFAAMAEDDAGDVQGFALWSLNYSTWEGVHGIYLEDLYVSPEARGDGHGKALLQHLAAIAVENGYARVDWSVLDWNEPSINFYRRLGARPMDGWSTFRLTGEALDMFGRTASLPAPARG, from the coding sequence ATGAGTGTAATCCGCCCCGCAACCCGGCATGACGTCCCCGCCATCCTCCGCATGATCCACGAACTGGCTCATTACGAAAAGGAACCCGACGCTGTCCGGAACACGCCCGAGCTGCTGGACCAGGCGCTCTTTGGCGACAACCCCCGCGTGTTCGCTGCCATGGCTGAAGATGACGCGGGGGACGTGCAGGGCTTCGCACTGTGGTCCCTGAACTACTCCACCTGGGAGGGCGTGCACGGGATCTACCTGGAGGACCTGTACGTCAGCCCGGAAGCGCGCGGCGATGGGCACGGCAAGGCGCTGCTGCAGCACCTTGCCGCGATCGCCGTCGAGAACGGCTACGCCCGGGTGGACTGGAGCGTGCTGGACTGGAACGAACCGTCCATCAATTTCTACCGCCGCCTCGGAGCCCGGCCCATGGACGGCTGGTCCACCTTCCGGCTCACCGGCGAGGCGCTGGATATGTTCGGCCGGACAGCCTCCCTCCCGGCTCCCGCCCGTGGTTGA
- a CDS encoding alpha/beta fold hydrolase, whose protein sequence is MRTVEHYFTVPLDHSEPSGESITVFAREYVSAAHSEEAAGALPWLLFLQGGPGGRGNRWGSLGGWSKAAAQDFRILMLDQRGTGLSTPLDRTTLPGRGTASAQAAYLEHFRADSIVADAELIRTALGSGPWTIYGQSYGGFCALTYLSFAPEGLREVLITGGLAPLTGSADGVYRATYQRVAARNEEYFGWYPEDRDTVERIARHLRSTTELMPDGGPLTVERFQMAGAFLGGNTRVDSLHYLLEDAFVETAGGPRLSDTFLEQLQGVVSRRSNPLYALMHESIYGQGQATNWSAWRMLAENPWFRPDAEPLLLTGEMVYPWYFEQDPALQPLREVAELLACKQDWQPLYDSQMLAGNTVPVAAAVYSDDIYVDRDLSLRTAAAVHGLQVWETADFHHDGIADDGERIFARLLGMARSSGR, encoded by the coding sequence ATGCGCACCGTGGAGCACTACTTCACGGTCCCGCTGGACCATTCGGAGCCTTCCGGCGAGTCCATCACCGTTTTCGCACGCGAGTATGTCTCCGCGGCACACAGCGAGGAGGCGGCCGGCGCGCTGCCGTGGCTCCTGTTCCTGCAGGGCGGCCCCGGCGGACGCGGGAACAGGTGGGGTTCCCTGGGCGGCTGGAGCAAGGCCGCGGCGCAGGACTTCCGGATCCTGATGCTGGACCAGCGTGGCACCGGACTCTCCACTCCCCTCGACCGCACCACCCTGCCCGGCCGTGGAACCGCATCCGCGCAGGCCGCCTACCTGGAACATTTCCGGGCAGACTCAATCGTGGCGGACGCGGAGCTGATCCGCACGGCCCTTGGTTCCGGCCCCTGGACCATCTACGGGCAAAGCTACGGCGGCTTTTGCGCCCTGACGTACCTGTCCTTCGCACCGGAGGGACTGCGTGAAGTGCTCATCACCGGCGGCCTTGCGCCGCTCACCGGCAGCGCGGACGGCGTGTACCGGGCCACCTACCAGCGCGTGGCGGCACGGAACGAGGAGTACTTCGGCTGGTATCCGGAGGACCGCGATACGGTGGAGCGGATTGCCCGCCACCTGCGCTCAACAACCGAGTTAATGCCCGACGGCGGCCCCCTGACCGTGGAACGGTTCCAGATGGCAGGGGCATTCCTGGGCGGCAACACCCGGGTGGACAGCCTCCACTACCTGCTGGAAGACGCCTTCGTGGAGACCGCCGGCGGCCCAAGGCTTTCGGACACGTTCCTGGAGCAGCTCCAGGGTGTCGTTTCCCGCCGCTCCAACCCGCTTTATGCCCTGATGCACGAATCCATCTACGGCCAAGGGCAGGCCACCAATTGGTCCGCCTGGCGGATGCTCGCCGAGAACCCGTGGTTCAGGCCGGACGCCGAACCGCTGCTGCTGACCGGCGAGATGGTCTACCCGTGGTACTTCGAGCAGGACCCGGCCCTCCAGCCGTTGCGGGAGGTCGCGGAGCTGCTGGCCTGCAAGCAGGATTGGCAACCGCTCTACGATTCCCAAATGCTTGCCGGCAACACCGTCCCCGTCGCGGCGGCAGTGTACTCGGACGACATCTACGTGGACCGGGACCTCTCCCTGCGCACCGCGGCAGCAGTGCACGGCCTGCAGGTCTGGGAGACCGCCGACTTCCATCACGACGGAATTGCAGATGACGGTGAGAGGATCTTCGCCCGCCTGCTGGGAATGGCCCGGTCAAGCGGCCGCTGA
- a CDS encoding MFS transporter, with protein sequence MARTLVTDRGARQVQQRTIVLLSAAQVFGGLGTGSTVSIGSILAVELSGSSAWAGSVATVITLGAAAAALPLASLAERRGRRMGQVAGLSAALAGAVLMVLAVISGSFVLLVLGAAGIGVGTAASLQARFAAVDLAASEHRGRALSTVVWAVTVGAVAGPNLIQPGTAVGTALGLPPIAGPFVISAAGLLTATVLVFAGLRPDPLLLARELAAAGKNVVTDHLEALHTGGPASDLSGRGVPAAPPAVGGSLGRGLRAIRSSRTALLAVTGIVAAHAVMVGVMSMTPLHLQHLVEAPGPHSGHAEGDVLVIIGFTISLHIAGMFALSPVMGWLTDRAGRIETIMIGFTVLVAAVAIAGFGQSSTAAVAIGLVLLGVGWSAATISGSTLLADSVGRDAKVAVQGVSDMLMGAAGALGGALSGLVLGYAGYLGLNLLGGTIGAAVLAAAVVTRTSHRQSAAA encoded by the coding sequence ATGGCCCGCACACTTGTGACGGATCGGGGCGCGCGCCAAGTGCAGCAGCGCACCATTGTGCTCTTGAGCGCGGCCCAGGTGTTCGGTGGACTCGGGACGGGTTCAACCGTGTCCATCGGCTCCATCCTGGCCGTCGAACTCTCGGGGTCCAGTGCATGGGCGGGATCCGTTGCCACCGTCATTACCCTCGGGGCGGCAGCCGCAGCGCTGCCGCTGGCATCCCTGGCCGAACGGCGTGGCCGCCGCATGGGTCAGGTGGCCGGCCTGTCCGCTGCCTTGGCGGGCGCGGTGCTCATGGTCCTGGCAGTGATATCCGGTTCCTTCGTCCTGCTGGTCCTGGGAGCGGCAGGCATCGGCGTGGGAACGGCCGCGAGCTTGCAGGCCAGGTTTGCCGCCGTCGATCTCGCTGCCTCCGAGCATCGTGGCCGGGCGCTTTCCACGGTCGTCTGGGCGGTCACCGTCGGCGCCGTTGCCGGGCCCAATCTCATCCAGCCCGGTACGGCCGTGGGAACCGCACTGGGCCTGCCGCCCATCGCAGGACCCTTCGTGATCTCCGCGGCCGGGCTCCTGACGGCCACCGTGCTCGTGTTCGCCGGCCTTCGCCCCGACCCGCTGCTGCTGGCACGCGAACTTGCAGCTGCCGGCAAGAACGTCGTCACGGACCACCTCGAGGCCCTGCACACCGGCGGCCCTGCGTCTGATCTCTCCGGGCGGGGCGTCCCCGCCGCGCCACCAGCCGTCGGAGGCTCCCTTGGCCGTGGGCTACGGGCCATCCGCAGTTCGCGGACGGCGCTGCTGGCCGTGACCGGAATCGTCGCCGCCCATGCCGTGATGGTGGGTGTGATGTCCATGACTCCGCTGCACCTGCAGCACCTCGTGGAGGCGCCCGGTCCGCATAGTGGACATGCCGAGGGTGACGTGCTGGTCATCATCGGCTTCACCATTTCGCTGCACATTGCCGGGATGTTCGCGCTCTCCCCGGTCATGGGCTGGCTGACAGACAGGGCAGGCCGGATCGAAACCATCATGATCGGCTTCACGGTGCTGGTGGCCGCGGTCGCGATTGCCGGATTCGGGCAGTCCTCAACCGCCGCCGTAGCCATCGGGCTGGTCCTGTTGGGGGTGGGCTGGTCTGCAGCCACCATCTCTGGGTCCACGCTGCTGGCTGACAGCGTCGGGCGGGACGCCAAGGTGGCGGTGCAGGGCGTCTCCGACATGCTGATGGGCGCCGCGGGAGCGCTGGGCGGCGCGTTGTCCGGACTGGTCCTGGGCTACGCCGGCTACCTGGGCCTGAACCTCCTGGGCGGAACCATCGGCGCCGCTGTCCTGGCCGCCGCCGTCGTCACCCGGACGTCGCACCGGCAGTCAGCGGCCGCTTGA
- a CDS encoding TerC family protein has protein sequence MLDLPVWFEVGSFAVLGLILLIDLLLVVRRPHEPSMKEAGLWVAFYVTLALAFAGAMFAFTGPEFGSQFVAGWVTEYSLSIDNLFVFIIIMARFSVPRKYQQEVLMVGIIIALILRGIFILLGAVVINQFSWVFYIFGAFLLWTAWKQAQDEGEEEEDRENPLIAKIRKVIPMSEKFDGGKLRTVVNGKKVFTPMVIVFITIGLTDLLFAVDSIPAIFGLTQSPFIVFTANLFALMGLRQLYFLLGGLMNRLIYLKHALSVILAFIGVKLVLHAMHVNELPFINGGHHIEWAPEIPTFVSLAVIVGTIIIAVAASLLSSKAQVAEVDPRLEEDARKSHSDAE, from the coding sequence GTGCTCGACTTGCCTGTATGGTTCGAGGTTGGCTCATTTGCCGTCCTCGGCCTGATTCTCCTGATCGATCTCCTCCTGGTGGTGCGGCGGCCGCACGAGCCGTCCATGAAGGAGGCCGGATTGTGGGTGGCCTTCTACGTCACGTTGGCCCTGGCCTTCGCCGGCGCCATGTTCGCTTTCACCGGCCCCGAGTTCGGCAGCCAGTTCGTTGCCGGCTGGGTCACGGAGTACAGCCTCAGCATCGATAACCTTTTCGTGTTCATCATCATCATGGCCAGGTTCTCCGTGCCCCGGAAATACCAACAGGAAGTGCTGATGGTGGGCATCATCATCGCGCTCATCCTGCGCGGCATCTTCATCCTGCTGGGTGCCGTGGTCATCAACCAGTTCAGCTGGGTGTTCTACATCTTCGGCGCCTTCCTGCTCTGGACGGCGTGGAAGCAGGCCCAGGACGAGGGCGAAGAGGAAGAAGACCGTGAAAATCCGCTGATTGCCAAGATCCGCAAGGTCATTCCCATGTCGGAGAAGTTCGACGGCGGCAAGCTGCGGACGGTGGTCAACGGCAAGAAGGTGTTCACTCCAATGGTGATCGTCTTCATTACGATCGGCCTGACGGACCTGCTGTTTGCCGTGGACTCCATCCCGGCAATCTTCGGCCTGACCCAGAGCCCCTTCATCGTCTTCACCGCCAACCTCTTTGCGTTGATGGGCCTGCGGCAGCTGTACTTCCTCCTCGGCGGCCTGATGAACCGGCTGATCTACCTCAAGCACGCGCTGTCCGTCATCCTTGCATTCATCGGCGTCAAGCTGGTCCTGCACGCCATGCATGTCAACGAACTGCCGTTCATCAACGGTGGGCACCACATCGAGTGGGCGCCGGAGATCCCCACCTTCGTATCGCTTGCCGTCATTGTGGGCACCATCATTATTGCCGTGGCGGCGAGCCTGCTCAGCTCCAAGGCGCAGGTTGCCGAAGTTGACCCCCGGCTTGAAGAAGACGCCCGCAAGAGCCACAGCGACGCCGAATAG
- a CDS encoding ABC transporter substrate-binding protein, with translation MKTPLRTGMVAKALATAATVALLATGCSPASSSDSGGNVTVRFTWWGNDLRNKETQQVIDAFQASHPNIKIQAEPGVWSSYWDKLATTTAANDSPDVIQMDQAYIAEYGGRGALLDLSKQGNIDTSKIDQDALKSGQVDGKQYGLSTGQNAKAVMINTRMFQDYGVPIPDDKTWTWDDYTKTAAQIAAAATKAGQTNYGSSYSLTDSDLNTWAMQHGESLYSADGGLGFKEGTATSFFENVLNLRNKGAAAPANIATEDISAPVEQTLFATGKTAMSWWWTNQVNALQSALKSEVKILRAPSSTGSAKDNGMSYKPSMFWSVSSRSKHPKEASEVVNYLLNNLDAAKTILTERGFPTNSEVQTAIDPQLTPADKAAAAFLKDIKPDLKGVPPVPPTGSSGVQALIQRYSSDVLFDRRSPSDAAKGLMQEAKDMIDSARKK, from the coding sequence ATGAAGACTCCGCTTCGCACTGGCATGGTGGCCAAGGCCCTCGCCACCGCAGCCACGGTGGCACTGCTCGCTACCGGCTGCTCCCCCGCTTCATCCAGCGACAGCGGCGGCAACGTCACCGTCCGCTTCACATGGTGGGGCAACGACCTGCGGAACAAAGAGACGCAGCAGGTCATCGATGCCTTCCAGGCCTCGCACCCCAACATCAAGATCCAGGCCGAGCCAGGCGTCTGGAGCAGCTACTGGGACAAACTGGCCACCACCACCGCCGCCAACGATTCCCCCGACGTGATCCAGATGGACCAGGCCTACATCGCTGAGTACGGCGGCCGCGGAGCACTGCTGGACCTGTCGAAGCAGGGCAACATCGACACCTCCAAGATTGACCAGGACGCCCTGAAGTCCGGCCAGGTGGACGGCAAGCAGTACGGCTTGAGCACGGGCCAGAACGCCAAGGCCGTGATGATCAACACCAGGATGTTCCAGGACTACGGGGTGCCCATCCCGGACGACAAGACCTGGACCTGGGACGACTACACCAAAACGGCCGCCCAGATCGCTGCCGCGGCAACCAAAGCCGGCCAGACCAACTACGGCAGTTCCTACTCACTCACCGACTCCGACCTCAACACGTGGGCCATGCAGCACGGCGAGTCGCTGTACTCCGCGGACGGCGGCCTCGGCTTCAAGGAAGGCACCGCCACGTCCTTCTTCGAGAACGTGCTGAACCTGCGCAACAAGGGAGCGGCCGCTCCTGCCAACATCGCAACGGAGGACATCAGCGCTCCGGTCGAGCAAACTCTCTTTGCCACCGGCAAGACCGCCATGTCGTGGTGGTGGACCAACCAGGTCAATGCGCTCCAGTCCGCACTGAAGAGTGAGGTAAAGATCCTGCGCGCGCCCAGCTCCACCGGCAGCGCCAAGGACAATGGCATGTCCTACAAGCCGTCCATGTTCTGGTCCGTTTCCTCGCGCAGCAAGCATCCGAAGGAAGCCTCCGAGGTGGTCAACTACCTGCTCAACAACCTGGACGCGGCCAAGACCATCCTGACGGAGCGCGGCTTCCCCACCAACTCCGAGGTCCAGACAGCGATCGACCCGCAGCTGACGCCCGCTGACAAGGCAGCCGCGGCGTTCCTCAAGGACATCAAGCCGGATCTGAAGGGCGTTCCTCCCGTACCTCCCACCGGTTCCTCCGGGGTGCAGGCACTGATCCAGCGGTACAGCAGCGACGTCCTTTTTGACCGCAGGTCACCTTCGGACGCGGCCAAGGGCCTCATGCAGGAAGCAAAGGACATGATCGACTCGGCCAGGAAGAAGTAG
- the uvrB gene encoding excinuclease ABC subunit UvrB, whose product MSLAQEVNRVVAPFEVISEFQPAGDQPAAIAELTERINNGEKDVVLLGATGTGKSATTAWLIEQVQRPTLVMVQNKTLAAQLANEFRELLPNNAVEYFVSYYDYYQPEAYVAQTDTFIEKDSSINEEVERLRHSATNALLTRRDVVVVATVSCIYGLGTPEEYIAGMVTLRKGAEMNRDDLLRKFVSMQYSRNDMDFHRGTFRVRGDTVEIIPMYEELAIRIEFFGDEIENIHTLHPLTGEVIRDEEEMYVFPASHYVAGPERMARAIKRIEDELADRLKVLESQNKLVEAQRLRMRTTYDLEMMQQMGFCNGIENYSSHIDGRGPGTAPHCLLDYFPDDFLLVVDESHVTIPQIGAMYEGDMSRKRNLVDFGFRLPSAMDNRPLKWDEFLERVGQTVYLSATPGKYELGKADGFVQQIIRPTGLVDPEIVVKPTKGQIDDLLGEIKTRVEKDERVLVTTLTKRMAEDLTDYLLGHGVKVEYLHSDVDTLRRVELLRELRMGSFDVLVGINLLREGLDLPEVSLVSILDADKEGFLRSSTSLIQTIGRAARNVSGEVHMYADRITDSMANAIDETNRRRAIQVAYNKEHGVDPQPLRKKIADITDQLAKEDADTDALLNSFDYGKGKRGITGATKPGAKGAKKGAAIVRADGLAAAPAEDLVGLIAQLTEQMHGAAADLQFEVAARIRDEVSELKKELRQMQAAGHA is encoded by the coding sequence ATGAGCCTTGCGCAGGAAGTCAACCGTGTTGTAGCGCCCTTCGAAGTCATCAGCGAATTCCAGCCTGCGGGCGATCAGCCGGCCGCCATCGCGGAGCTGACGGAGCGCATCAACAACGGCGAGAAGGACGTGGTGCTGCTGGGCGCCACGGGTACCGGTAAGAGCGCCACCACTGCCTGGCTGATCGAGCAGGTGCAGCGCCCCACCCTGGTGATGGTGCAGAACAAGACCCTCGCCGCGCAGCTGGCCAACGAGTTCCGCGAACTCCTGCCCAACAACGCGGTGGAATACTTCGTCTCCTACTATGACTACTACCAGCCCGAGGCCTACGTGGCCCAGACGGACACCTTCATCGAGAAGGACTCCTCCATCAACGAGGAAGTCGAACGGCTCCGGCACTCGGCCACCAACGCGCTGCTGACCCGCCGCGATGTGGTTGTGGTGGCCACTGTCTCCTGCATCTACGGCCTGGGTACCCCGGAGGAATACATCGCCGGAATGGTTACCCTGCGAAAGGGCGCCGAGATGAACCGGGACGACCTCCTCCGGAAATTCGTCTCCATGCAGTACTCCCGCAACGACATGGACTTCCACCGTGGAACGTTCCGGGTCCGCGGCGATACCGTGGAAATCATTCCCATGTATGAGGAACTGGCCATCCGGATCGAGTTCTTTGGCGACGAGATAGAGAACATCCACACCCTTCACCCGCTCACGGGCGAGGTTATCCGCGACGAAGAGGAGATGTACGTGTTCCCGGCGTCGCACTACGTGGCCGGACCGGAGCGGATGGCGCGGGCCATCAAGCGCATCGAGGATGAACTGGCCGACCGGCTGAAGGTGCTGGAAAGCCAGAACAAGCTGGTGGAAGCACAACGGCTGCGCATGCGCACCACGTACGACCTCGAAATGATGCAGCAGATGGGCTTCTGCAACGGCATCGAGAACTATTCGTCCCATATTGACGGGCGCGGGCCGGGCACCGCCCCCCATTGCCTGCTGGACTACTTCCCGGACGACTTCCTGCTGGTGGTGGACGAGTCACACGTGACCATTCCCCAGATCGGGGCCATGTACGAAGGCGACATGTCGCGGAAGCGGAACCTGGTGGACTTCGGGTTCCGGCTGCCGTCGGCCATGGACAACCGGCCGCTGAAGTGGGACGAGTTCCTGGAACGGGTGGGCCAGACGGTCTACCTTTCGGCCACGCCCGGTAAATACGAGTTGGGCAAGGCAGACGGGTTCGTCCAGCAGATCATCCGGCCCACCGGGCTTGTTGATCCGGAGATAGTGGTCAAGCCCACCAAGGGCCAGATCGATGACCTGCTCGGTGAAATCAAGACGAGGGTGGAGAAGGACGAGCGGGTCCTGGTGACCACCCTGACCAAACGTATGGCCGAGGACCTCACGGACTACCTGCTGGGCCACGGCGTCAAGGTGGAATACCTGCACTCGGATGTGGATACCTTGCGGCGCGTGGAGCTGCTGCGCGAACTCCGCATGGGGTCCTTTGACGTCCTGGTGGGCATCAACCTGCTTCGTGAAGGACTCGACCTTCCAGAGGTATCCCTGGTCAGCATCCTGGATGCGGACAAGGAAGGCTTCCTGCGGTCATCCACGTCGCTCATTCAGACCATCGGGCGCGCCGCCCGCAACGTGTCCGGCGAGGTGCATATGTACGCGGACCGCATTACCGACTCCATGGCCAACGCCATCGACGAGACCAACCGGCGGCGGGCCATCCAGGTGGCCTACAACAAGGAACACGGCGTGGACCCGCAGCCGCTGCGGAAGAAGATCGCCGACATCACTGACCAACTGGCCAAGGAAGACGCCGACACCGATGCGCTGTTGAACAGCTTCGACTACGGCAAGGGCAAGCGCGGTATCACCGGGGCAACCAAGCCGGGTGCGAAGGGGGCCAAGAAGGGTGCGGCCATCGTCCGGGCGGACGGCCTGGCTGCGGCTCCGGCCGAGGACCTGGTGGGCCTGATCGCGCAGCTGACGGAACAAATGCACGGAGCGGCTGCCGACCTGCAGTTTGAGGTGGCGGCCCGGATCCGCGACGAGGTCAGCGAACTGAAGAAGGAGTTGCGCCAGATGCAGGCCGCAGGGCACGCCTAG
- the coaE gene encoding dephospho-CoA kinase: MLKIGLTGGIASGKSVVAARLKERGAVLVDADALAREVVEPGTEGLERIVAEFGAGMLDGEGRLNRPRLGEAVFGNPERLAALNAIVHPLVRARAAAITAAAAADAVVVQDIPLLVETGQGAAFHLVVVVDAPDDVRLHRMQELRGMTAEAALSRMAAQATREERLAAADAVLDNSGTVQQLLDQVDGLWDGRLLPFAHYLAEGKRAPRRGGAVLEPHRAGWAQEAGRIAARIAAAAPDLILAVDHIGSTSVPGLAAKDVIDLQVAVPDLEAAERLAPLLAAAGFPAVRGVEADTPKPGDPDRSAWLKRFHANADPCRAVNVHVRAAGSAGWRYALMFRDWLRNDPSALKLYAEHKADLAARYAGSPTTRAYADAKEPWFTDEAWPRMSAWAEATGWEPPSYAS, from the coding sequence GTGCTGAAGATCGGATTGACAGGCGGAATCGCCTCTGGGAAATCGGTGGTGGCTGCGCGTTTGAAGGAACGCGGCGCAGTGTTGGTGGACGCGGATGCCCTGGCCCGTGAGGTGGTTGAGCCCGGGACCGAGGGCCTGGAGCGCATCGTCGCGGAGTTTGGCGCAGGGATGCTCGACGGCGAGGGACGGCTCAACCGGCCCCGGCTCGGCGAGGCGGTGTTCGGCAACCCGGAACGGCTGGCTGCGTTGAACGCCATCGTCCATCCCCTGGTGCGTGCCCGTGCGGCGGCCATCACGGCGGCCGCCGCCGCTGACGCGGTGGTAGTCCAGGACATTCCCCTTCTGGTGGAGACCGGGCAGGGCGCTGCCTTCCACCTGGTCGTCGTAGTGGACGCCCCCGACGATGTGCGGCTGCACCGCATGCAGGAGTTGCGGGGAATGACCGCGGAGGCCGCGCTGTCCCGCATGGCCGCCCAGGCCACCAGGGAGGAACGGCTGGCCGCCGCCGACGCCGTCCTTGACAACTCAGGAACCGTGCAGCAGCTGCTGGACCAGGTGGACGGGCTCTGGGACGGGCGCCTGCTGCCGTTCGCCCACTACCTGGCAGAAGGGAAACGCGCACCGCGGCGAGGGGGAGCGGTGTTGGAGCCGCACCGCGCAGGGTGGGCGCAGGAGGCAGGCAGGATTGCAGCGCGGATTGCTGCGGCCGCGCCGGACCTCATCCTGGCGGTGGACCATATCGGATCCACCTCAGTGCCCGGCCTGGCCGCCAAGGATGTCATCGACCTGCAGGTGGCAGTGCCGGATCTCGAAGCTGCGGAAAGGCTTGCCCCGCTGCTTGCTGCGGCAGGCTTTCCAGCCGTCCGGGGAGTGGAGGCCGACACCCCGAAGCCCGGCGATCCTGACCGGTCGGCATGGTTGAAGCGCTTCCACGCCAACGCTGACCCATGCCGTGCCGTCAACGTCCATGTCCGTGCGGCCGGTTCGGCAGGCTGGCGTTACGCCCTGATGTTCCGGGACTGGCTGCGGAACGACCCCTCCGCGCTGAAGCTCTACGCCGAGCACAAGGCGGACCTGGCAGCACGGTACGCCGGTTCGCCCACCACCAGGGCCTACGCCGACGCCAAGGAACCCTGGTTCACGGACGAAGCCTGGCCGCGGATGTCCGCGTGGGCTGAGGCAACCGGGTGGGAACCGCCGTCGTACGCGTCCTGA
- a CDS encoding SRPBCC family protein has translation MSRKFRQLAAPAAALAGAAASAAWFRRHYLRWGATDAETVGTLPGDEFLPNPHLQATRAVTVRAPAEAVWPWLAQMGQGRGGFYSYDFLENLLGLDIHSTDRIHHEWQDIQAGDHVHLAPAASSDLQVARVDTGSALVFRVPPDSPPGPFDFTWAFVLRPLPDGTTRLLVRERYAYRRWWTVCMVEAVQVASFIMSRRMLQGIRIRAEGQA, from the coding sequence ATGTCACGAAAATTCCGGCAGCTTGCCGCCCCGGCAGCGGCGCTGGCAGGGGCGGCGGCATCGGCTGCCTGGTTCCGGAGGCACTACCTGCGCTGGGGTGCAACTGACGCCGAGACCGTCGGCACCCTTCCCGGCGACGAATTCCTGCCCAACCCCCACCTGCAGGCCACACGTGCGGTCACCGTCAGGGCACCGGCCGAGGCTGTATGGCCCTGGCTGGCACAAATGGGCCAGGGCCGGGGCGGTTTCTACAGTTACGACTTCCTGGAGAACCTCCTGGGCCTCGACATCCACAGCACCGACCGGATCCACCACGAGTGGCAGGACATCCAGGCGGGGGACCATGTCCATCTGGCCCCCGCGGCGTCCTCGGACCTGCAGGTGGCCCGCGTTGACACTGGAAGCGCCCTGGTCTTCCGCGTTCCACCCGACTCACCTCCGGGGCCGTTCGACTTCACCTGGGCCTTCGTGCTGCGGCCGCTGCCCGACGGCACCACCCGGCTGCTGGTGCGGGAGCGGTATGCCTACCGTCGATGGTGGACAGTCTGCATGGTCGAAGCCGTGCAGGTGGCAAGCTTCATCATGTCCCGGCGGATGCTCCAGGGAATCAGAATCCGCGCCGAGGGACAAGCGTAA
- a CDS encoding IMPACT family protein, giving the protein MLNPADPPQDTDSRATTYTTLAAGPDYRHELEVKRSRFITVLRRTGTEDEARDLVAGLRREFHDARHHCSAFVIGPDRTVQRSSDDGEPAGTAGTPMLEALLKRETAPGVTDLSDVSAVVVRYFGGVLLGAGGLVRAYSESVSASLERAPLVRRSRRRICSTAVPHAAAGRLENELRAAGMVMAHTTYQDRHTVLRVAVSDDADAIAAASDRILQLTAGSATLTPGGTEWVDEPLG; this is encoded by the coding sequence GTGTTGAACCCGGCGGACCCACCACAGGACACGGACAGCCGGGCCACTACCTACACCACCCTGGCAGCGGGGCCGGACTACCGGCACGAGCTCGAGGTCAAGCGTTCCAGGTTCATCACCGTGCTCCGCCGGACCGGCACCGAGGACGAAGCCCGCGACCTGGTGGCAGGCCTGCGCCGCGAGTTCCATGATGCCCGCCACCATTGCTCCGCGTTTGTCATTGGCCCCGACCGGACTGTCCAGCGGTCCAGCGATGACGGCGAACCTGCGGGTACCGCCGGCACCCCCATGCTCGAAGCCCTCCTGAAGAGGGAAACCGCTCCCGGGGTGACGGACCTCAGCGACGTCAGTGCCGTCGTCGTGCGTTACTTTGGCGGGGTCCTGCTCGGGGCAGGCGGGCTGGTGCGGGCATACTCTGAATCAGTTTCGGCGTCCCTGGAGCGTGCACCGCTGGTCAGGCGCAGCCGGCGGCGCATTTGTTCCACTGCAGTGCCGCACGCAGCAGCAGGGCGGCTCGAAAATGAACTGCGGGCCGCCGGCATGGTCATGGCGCACACTACCTACCAGGACCGGCATACCGTGCTGCGGGTTGCCGTGTCCGACGACGCTGACGCCATCGCTGCCGCGTCCGACCGCATCCTGCAGCTCACGGCAGGGTCGGCCACGCTGACTCCCGGCGGAACGGAATGGGTGGATGAACCCCTCGGCTGA
- a CDS encoding GNAT family N-acetyltransferase, whose product MNPSADVTLVDIDREMADQLLELAKRDASPDEVAPPLGGPGWNLERTAWFFSYHRAAAGGLDGPAAEKSWAVFSGGHIAGAVRLKRDPEAGIPSAETGIWLGRSFRSRGVGSAALDLVLAEARRAGLKRVTARTLVGNKGAQRLLAAAGAELTHDDGTVLAVVEL is encoded by the coding sequence ATGAACCCCTCGGCTGACGTGACCCTCGTGGACATTGACCGGGAAATGGCGGACCAACTGCTCGAGCTGGCCAAGCGTGACGCCTCGCCCGATGAGGTGGCGCCACCGCTGGGCGGCCCCGGCTGGAACCTCGAGCGGACCGCCTGGTTCTTCAGCTACCATCGCGCTGCGGCCGGCGGACTGGACGGCCCCGCGGCGGAAAAGTCCTGGGCTGTCTTCAGCGGCGGCCACATTGCCGGTGCCGTGCGCCTCAAGCGCGACCCTGAGGCCGGCATCCCGTCGGCGGAAACCGGCATCTGGCTTGGCCGCAGCTTCCGTTCCCGGGGTGTCGGCAGCGCCGCCCTGGACCTGGTGCTGGCGGAAGCCCGGCGGGCGGGCCTGAAACGCGTCACTGCCCGCACCCTCGTGGGAAACAAGGGCGCGCAGCGGCTGTTGGCGGCCGCCGGGGCGGAACTGACGCACGATGACGGCACTGTCCTGGCCGTCGTCGAGCTCTAG